CACCGTCGCCAATAGTAACTCCTGGCAATATTGAAACAAACTCTCCTATCCAAACATTTCTACCGATATTAATTTCTTCTGATTTAAGAACGCGAGAAATAGGTTTTTCATTAGGACTACTTTGTATTTCCCCATTATAACAACCATGATTATGATCGGAAATAAAAACCTTTGATGCTATTAATGTATTATCTCCAATAGTTACTCCATTGGCAACACCAATGTGAACATAATCATTAATCTCAACATTCTTTCCAATTATAAGAAAAGGATTTTTCTCCTTTGAATTAATAATATCAATTCTTAAATTAATTCCTGTAGTTAATCTCTCTCCTCCTTTTATTCCTTTTTTACCACGAATGTATACTGGAAATCTAACTATTCTCGCATTTGGATAAAATAAAACCGTTAATATTTTATCTTTTATTAACCTAAGTAATCCAAAAAATCCATAATTCGTATAAATCTTTCTCATCATTTAATTTTTTATTGTTTTATTTTGGAAACAAAAACTTTTATACCATTTATTATTCATACAAGCTCTTTCAATAAGTAAAAAAAAAAAGAAAACATCATGATTAACAATAGTAACTGAAAAACATAAATCATTTAAT
This genomic window from Flavobacterium sp. 9 contains:
- a CDS encoding acetyltransferase (WbbJ; catalyzes the transfer of the O-acetyl moiety to the O antigen; part of the lipopolysaccharide biosynthetic pathway), yielding MMRKIYTNYGFFGLLRLIKDKILTVLFYPNARIVRFPVYIRGKKGIKGGERLTTGINLRIDIINSKEKNPFLIIGKNVEINDYVHIGVANGVTIGDNTLIASKVFISDHNHGCYNGEIQSSPNEKPISRVLKSEEINIGRNVWIGEFVSILPGVTIGDGAIIGAMSVVTKDIPSNSIAVGSPARVIKVYSESTKKWKIIGK